Part of the Aggregatilinea lenta genome, ATGGGCGTTTCGAGCGCGATCAGGTCTGGTCGCCGGACGAGGTGCGCCAACAACTTGAGGACTCGCTGCGCGCGCTGGGCACGGACACCATCGACCTGTACCAGTTCCATTCCGGCAGCGATGAAGACTTCGACCAGCCAGAGCTGTGGGCGATGCTGGCCGAGCAGGTCCAGGCAGGCAAGATCCGCGCGCTGGGCCTGTCGATCAGCCCTAACACCAACATCTACCAGACCGCGCGGGCAGATTCGGTCGGCGCAAGCGCGATCCAGGTGGTCTACAACCGGCTGGACCGTGTGCCCGAAGATGAAGTGCTGCCCGCCTGCATCGAGCACGACCTGGGTGTGCTGGCCCGCGTTCCGCTCGCCAGCGGCCTGCTGAGCGGCAAATACCAGCCCGGCACGCGCTTCACCGACTCGACCGACGTGCGCTCCCTGCGCGACGACGCGAAGGTTCAGGCGCAGCTGGACGAGGTCGCGGCGATCAAGGCGGAGGAAGTGCCCGACGGCGTCGATATGGCGACCTGGGCGCTGGCGTGGTGCCTCGCGCACCCCGCCGTGACATGCGTGATCCCCGGCTGCAAGTCGCCGGAACAGGTCGAAGCCAACGCCCGCGCCGCCGACCTGAATATGGTCAGCCCGGAACATCCGCAGGCGGTGGAGTAGATCCGTATTCCGCGCGAGCCGACGGTCTCCGTAGGCGCGTATCGTAATACGCCCCAGGATCGGCCATCACCATCCCGAAACCGCACCCCGTCCGCGCCCGGTGCTATACTCCCGCCGTCAACGGGTACAGGAAGGCCAGATGTCGGACTTTATCACGCTCACCTGCCCCAACTGCGGCGGGCGGCTGGAAATCACCAACGACGTGGATCGCTTCGCGTGTGCCTACTGTGGCGCGGAACATCTCGTGCGGCGCGGCGGCGGCATCGTCACCCTCGCGCCGGTGCTGGACGGCCTGCGGGACGTGCAAGTGGGCGTCAACCGCGCCGCGTCAGAACTGGCGATCCACCGCCTGGAGACGGAGATCAACCGCCTCGCGGATCACTACCGCGTGGTGGCGAGCCAGCTTGCCGCCCTGCCCAAACGCCCGGCCCGGCGATCGCTGTGGCGCGCGGCAATCCGAGCGGTCTTTGCAGCGGCGCTGGTCGCGTTGGGTGTGTTCGTGGCCGGAGCGCTGCTGTTTGGCGGACGCGGCGCGGCGCTCGCCTTCGGCTTGACCCCTGTCGCGGCGATCTTCGTCATCGTCGGGCGGGTATGGCTGCACTGGCGTGTTCTGCAACGCGATACACAGCAACTCATCGCCAGCCGCGCGCAGATGGAATCGACCCTGATGACGCTCACCCGCGAAATCCAGGACCGGCAGCGCCAGCTTGCCCACCACCGGCGTGTCGTTTCCGGTTAGGCCCCGCCTTTCTGGCTGAGGTTCGCCCCCTCTTTGTGCAACAGGTCGAACGTATCTTCCGTCACCCAGTGAAGTTCAGCTCGGTCGTGTCGAAGTGCTGGCGGTAGACGTCGAGAAAATCGGTCTTCTTCGTCCCGTCCGGGTAAAACGGCCCAACCCAATCGTCATACGAGTAGCCGCTGGTTCCCACGTGAATCATGTCGAAAGCGCTCCATGACTCGCTCGATGGTAGGCAGATTATAGGATTCGCGGCGTGGGGGTGTCACGCAAGGCGGGCGGCGATGCCCAAAATTTTGGGGCACACGCGCGGGGTGCGGCGTGATATCTTCAGATCATCAGATTGGCACACAGCAGAGGTCCCACACATGAACCAGCAACCGATGATCGACCTGTCCGGCAGGCACCTGACGGTGATCGAGTGGCGCTATTGGCTCGGCTGCCTGATGCCATTCGTGTGGTTCGTATCGGTGATTTTTGTGGTCAAAGTGGCGATTCTGGTGTTTTAAGGGGAAAAGCAAACAGGCCCTACGGCATCTCGCGCAGGGCCATCTCCATCAACCGAATCGAGAACCGGATCCGTTCGCCAATTTCGGGGAAGAGTTCCTGGTTCAGCAGGTCGCAGGCCGTTTCGTACTGCGCCCACGTCGGGCGGTTGCGGGTGAGCCAACGGAACGAGCCGTTTGACACCCGCATCCAGTGTTCCGTCTCCAGGCGGCGCGTGCCTTCCGGCGACTGGTAGAAGCGCGTCGTGAGATACGCCGCAAAACGGTCGTGCTCGCGGAATCCGCACGTGTAGAACGTACCGTCCGGCGACAACCAGCCGTTAATTCCCAGGGGCCGGTCACCTACATCCGAGTTCAGCGCGGCATTATCCCGCGTCATATCGGGAGGGGAAAACAGTAGTGGACCTGTCATCGACATTACTCCGTTCAACTTTTCCGACTTTTACTTTAGGCCACATCACCCAACCTCACATCCGACCAATGACGGAGATCCATATAGGCCAGATGGCTATGTGCAACACTATTACGCTCCATTTAGACCACGATCATGCAGCCTGCGGCGAAGCTGCTCGAAACTGATTCCGTAGCGCGCGGCGATCTCGCGCGCATAGCTTTTGCCGATGGGTGGTCCCGGCTCGATGCGGTACGTCTGCCGCACGCCGCCCTGCCCTGCCGGGTTCTCCACCACGCGCGCCACCAGGCTGGCCGCCGCGCTGTCGCCGGGTGTGGAGCCGTTCAAGGTCTCCAGGTCCGCCGCCAGCTCGTGCAAGTGCGTCGCGTAGACTGCCCGCGCGCCCAGCAGGCGCAGCGCTCGCACGAGATCGCGCGCCAGATAGAGGCCCTCGCCGGGGCTGGTTGTCGCCAGCGACTCATTGAGGAGTATCAGGCTATACCGCGTGGCGCGCTCGAAAATGACGCCCAATCGCTGCGCCTCCTCGCCCAGACGCCCCGCATCCGCTTGTGGATTTTCCTCGACTGGGAAGTGCGTATAGACCGCATCCACCGGGCTGATCCGCGCGCGGCGACCCGGCACATACAGCCCGGCCTGCGCCATCACCTGGATCAGACCCACCGCCTGGGTATAGGTCGTCTTGCCGCCTCGGTTTGGCCCGGTCAGGATCAGGATGCGACCGTCCGCATCGAACCGAACGCCGTTCAGCACGACTGTGTCACTCACATCATGCGGCTCGCCCATCCCGATCACCCGCAGCGCGAGGTACAGGTTATAGGCGTCGTCCACCTCGCAGATTCGCTCGTCCCGCGGGGCCAGCTCCGGCCTGCACACCGGCAGGCCGCTGCGCCGCAGCCGCGTGATCAGCCGCGCCGCACCCAGATAAAACGCCAGGTCGATCCGCAGCCGGTCCAGGAAGCGCACGTTGATGCGCTGGTACCGCTCCAACGCCGCCGCGACGGGCTTGGTCACCTGCTTGAGCACGTCCGCCAGGTCGCGGAACAGCGGGTGCAGCATGGGGTTGTCCATGCCCAGCCGCGCCGACTCCGCCGTGGGACGCGGCATGGCGTGTAACTGCGCCAGCCCTTCCCACTCACCCTGCGGCCCGGCCCGCCCCAGCAGCGCGCCAATCAACGAGTACGACGCGCCGTGAAAGCGCTCCTTGTTAACGGCCAGCAGAGTCGCCTCGACCGGACGCAGGTGATCGTCCAGGTTCACGCCGATGGTCACGCTGACCGCGCCGCGCACCTGCGCCGCCAGATCGGGCAGCGTGCGCGCCAACTGCTCGAACTGCGGATCGTCGTGCTGGCTGGCGATCGTATCGCGCAGCCGCCGCAATCCCGCCGAACGGATCCCAACTCCCGCCGCTTCGCACGTCGCGTGCAAAATCTGCACACACTCGACGTACAGCTCCAACTGCCCGATGCGCCAGATCACCTCGTGCAGCGCCGTCTGGTCCCGCGAGGGAAAGTACACGTAGCGTTCGAGCGCGTTGGCCTTGGGTAGAAACGCCTCGAACCGCGTCGCCAGCGCGGGCGCCTCCAGCAGATCGTCGAGCACGTCCTGCCGGTAGCGGATCACGGCAGGATCGGTGCACAGTGTTCCAAACAACTCCTGAAGATCCGCTGCACGCGTATAGCCTGCACTGAACGCCTCCAGTACGGGTCCCAGGCTCAGATCGCGCTGCGCGCCCGCGCTCAGGCGCTCGCCATGCGGCGTCGCATCCGTGTCCGGCGGCCACAGCAAGCTGAGGCCCGCGCTGTCCGGCGGATTCATTAGATTCATCGGACTCATTTGACTTATATAGTTTATTGTACCAACAATGTCTCTTCATTATCGCACGTTATGGGGTCGGCGGCTCATCTTTCACAGAAAATTCACGTGATCAGTAGGAGGGTGCGTAAGCGCTCTCACTCCCGGTTCCGCGCACAGATTGGGCTGTCCCGCCGGGCGAG contains:
- a CDS encoding aldo/keto reductase, with product MKFRQLGKSGPRVSVIGIGTWQFGGEWGKDFTQPEADRILGRAHDLGINLIDTAECYGDHLSEEMVGRAVRHNRQDWIIATKFGHRFNGRFERDQVWSPDEVRQQLEDSLRALGTDTIDLYQFHSGSDEDFDQPELWAMLAEQVQAGKIRALGLSISPNTNIYQTARADSVGASAIQVVYNRLDRVPEDEVLPACIEHDLGVLARVPLASGLLSGKYQPGTRFTDSTDVRSLRDDAKVQAQLDEVAAIKAEEVPDGVDMATWALAWCLAHPAVTCVIPGCKSPEQVEANARAADLNMVSPEHPQAVE
- a CDS encoding MutS-related protein, with the protein product MNLMNPPDSAGLSLLWPPDTDATPHGERLSAGAQRDLSLGPVLEAFSAGYTRAADLQELFGTLCTDPAVIRYRQDVLDDLLEAPALATRFEAFLPKANALERYVYFPSRDQTALHEVIWRIGQLELYVECVQILHATCEAAGVGIRSAGLRRLRDTIASQHDDPQFEQLARTLPDLAAQVRGAVSVTIGVNLDDHLRPVEATLLAVNKERFHGASYSLIGALLGRAGPQGEWEGLAQLHAMPRPTAESARLGMDNPMLHPLFRDLADVLKQVTKPVAAALERYQRINVRFLDRLRIDLAFYLGAARLITRLRRSGLPVCRPELAPRDERICEVDDAYNLYLALRVIGMGEPHDVSDTVVLNGVRFDADGRILILTGPNRGGKTTYTQAVGLIQVMAQAGLYVPGRRARISPVDAVYTHFPVEENPQADAGRLGEEAQRLGVIFERATRYSLILLNESLATTSPGEGLYLARDLVRALRLLGARAVYATHLHELAADLETLNGSTPGDSAAASLVARVVENPAGQGGVRQTYRIEPGPPIGKSYAREIAARYGISFEQLRRRLHDRGLNGA